The Sphingomonas alpina genome has a segment encoding these proteins:
- a CDS encoding TonB-dependent receptor domain-containing protein has translation MNPGKVQDLSGKRLNNAPEFKFNLGSQYDFPLGDSLGGFLTLSYRWQSKINFALNQDPVTVQKPYGVFDASVGATAGDGKYKLSLFVNNAFNKHYAVGLGNTTSGFSAPGVVASGTTWQPARDSFRYAGMRLDASF, from the coding sequence GTGAACCCCGGCAAGGTCCAGGACCTGAGCGGCAAGCGGCTCAACAACGCGCCCGAATTCAAGTTCAATTTGGGTAGCCAGTACGATTTCCCGCTCGGCGACTCCCTGGGTGGCTTTCTGACTTTATCCTATCGCTGGCAGAGCAAGATCAACTTCGCGCTCAACCAGGATCCAGTCACAGTGCAAAAGCCCTATGGTGTGTTCGACGCTTCGGTCGGCGCGACCGCGGGCGATGGCAAGTACAAGCTCAGCCTGTTCGTCAACAATGCCTTCAACAAGCATTATGCGGTCGGACTCGGCAATACGACGTCGGGCTTCAGCGCACCGGGCGTGGTCGCCTCCGGCACCACTTGGCAACCAGCACGCGACTCGTTCCGTTATGCCGGCATGCGCCTCGACGCGAGTTTTTAG
- the tam gene encoding trans-aconitate 2-methyltransferase: MSWSAAQYVRFEAERNRPIHDLLARIPMTNVRRGIDIGCGPGNSTELLQARFPSAELSGIDSSADMIAAACKRLPAVHFAVEDIADWHDPGRFDLILANAALQWVPDHATLLPALIGRLAPGGSLAVQIPDNLDEPAHQLMRDVAAEGPWAATLAGAGAAHANRHSPDWYHRALYGRVAGVDIWRTVYYHQLAGGPGAIVEWFKGTGLRPFLDRLDDVQQTAFLERYGARIATAYPAFADGMVLFPFPRLFIVATRGT; the protein is encoded by the coding sequence ATGAGCTGGTCCGCCGCGCAATATGTCCGGTTCGAAGCGGAGCGAAACCGCCCGATCCACGACCTTCTCGCCCGGATCCCGATGACCAATGTCCGCCGCGGGATCGATATCGGTTGCGGCCCGGGCAATTCGACCGAGCTCCTCCAGGCACGTTTCCCCAGTGCCGAGCTGAGCGGCATCGACAGTTCCGCCGACATGATTGCGGCAGCGTGCAAGCGGTTGCCCGCAGTGCATTTTGCAGTCGAGGATATCGCAGACTGGCACGATCCCGGACGGTTCGACCTGATCCTTGCCAATGCCGCGCTGCAATGGGTGCCGGACCATGCGACGCTGCTCCCCGCATTGATCGGAAGGCTTGCGCCGGGCGGCAGTCTCGCCGTGCAAATTCCCGACAATCTCGACGAACCCGCTCACCAGCTGATGCGCGACGTGGCAGCCGAGGGACCCTGGGCCGCGACGCTGGCCGGAGCGGGCGCGGCCCATGCCAATCGCCACTCGCCCGACTGGTATCACCGCGCACTATATGGACGCGTCGCAGGCGTCGATATCTGGCGCACCGTCTATTATCATCAGCTCGCGGGCGGGCCCGGCGCGATAGTCGAATGGTTCAAGGGAACCGGCCTGCGCCCATTCCTCGACCGGCTCGACGATGTACAACAGACCGCGTTTCTCGAGCGGTACGGCGCCCGGATCGCCACCGCCTATCCGGCATTTGCCGATGGCATGGTGCTGTTCCCCTTCCCGCGCCTGTTCATCGTCGCGACGCGCGGCACATAA
- a CDS encoding alpha/beta fold hydrolase: MTIVFVILIVLAALIAAGLVYTQARTRFVEREVPAQGSFIEIDGQRLHYVDKGSVEQGEGGAIVLIHGLAGNSHNFTYALTELLAQRHRVVVVDRPGSGYSAPRPGAFSLVAQADLVAALIERLGLDRPLVVGHSLGGAVALTLAVTHPASLRGVALLAALTRVIDTPPAAFKGLDIRSRGVRRFVASVVAVPMSVLAGAKSAEQVFAPEPIPADFGVRGGGLLVQRPVAVFTASTELTQTPDSLAPIVARYGEIGMPVAILYGRGDAILDPVLHGERLPEVIAHADVTLIDGGHMIPLTAPVEVAAWIERAVERSREVQAA; the protein is encoded by the coding sequence ATGACCATCGTCTTCGTGATCCTGATCGTTCTGGCCGCGCTGATCGCCGCGGGGCTGGTCTATACCCAGGCGCGCACGCGCTTTGTGGAGCGGGAGGTACCGGCGCAGGGAAGCTTTATCGAGATCGATGGGCAGCGGCTCCATTATGTCGACAAGGGATCGGTCGAGCAGGGGGAGGGCGGGGCGATCGTGTTGATCCACGGCCTGGCCGGCAACAGCCATAATTTCACCTATGCACTGACCGAATTGCTGGCGCAGCGGCATCGCGTCGTGGTGGTCGACCGACCGGGGTCGGGCTATTCGGCACCGAGGCCGGGCGCTTTCTCGCTTGTCGCACAGGCCGATCTGGTCGCCGCGCTGATCGAACGGCTTGGGCTCGACCGGCCGCTGGTCGTCGGCCATTCGCTTGGCGGTGCTGTGGCGCTGACCCTGGCGGTGACGCATCCGGCATCGCTCCGCGGCGTCGCATTGCTTGCCGCGCTGACCCGCGTGATCGACACGCCGCCGGCGGCGTTCAAGGGACTGGATATCCGATCGCGCGGCGTGCGGCGTTTCGTCGCCTCGGTCGTGGCGGTGCCGATGTCCGTGCTGGCGGGAGCTAAATCAGCCGAGCAGGTCTTCGCGCCCGAACCGATCCCGGCCGATTTCGGTGTGCGCGGCGGTGGCCTGCTGGTGCAGCGGCCGGTCGCGGTGTTCACGGCCTCGACCGAATTGACTCAGACCCCCGACTCCCTCGCGCCGATCGTCGCACGTTATGGGGAGATCGGCATGCCTGTCGCGATCCTCTATGGCCGTGGCGATGCGATCCTCGACCCGGTCCTGCATGGCGAGCGCCTGCCGGAAGTGATCGCGCATGCCGATGTCACGCTGATCGACGGGGGGCACATGATCCCGCTTACCGCACCGGTCGAAGTCGCCGCCTGGATCGAGCGCGCGGTGGAGCGCTCGCGCGAGGTTCAGGCCGCCTGA
- a CDS encoding HPP family protein has translation MFRRQAMRLFVPILAGGNFRDRFWACLGALVGVALTGLLCSLMLSPAAFAMLVAPVGASAVLLFAVPASPMAQPWSIIGGNIISGLVGVAVAQTISSPALATGLAVGGAILAMSLLRCLHPPGGAVALTAVIGGKMVTSAGFLFALVPVGLNSALLVLTGILFHRLSGHSYPHRAVPVAGHVLPPQSPPIFHPEDVDRALADLGETFDVGKADLELLFRQVELHARERSQRPA, from the coding sequence ATGTTTCGTCGCCAAGCCATGCGTCTGTTCGTTCCGATCCTGGCCGGTGGAAATTTTCGCGACCGTTTCTGGGCCTGCCTCGGCGCGCTGGTCGGCGTCGCGCTCACCGGCCTGCTCTGCTCGCTCATGCTGTCGCCCGCCGCCTTCGCCATGCTGGTCGCGCCGGTCGGCGCGTCTGCTGTGCTGCTCTTCGCGGTGCCGGCCAGCCCGATGGCGCAACCATGGTCGATCATCGGCGGCAATATCATCTCCGGATTGGTTGGCGTGGCGGTCGCGCAGACCATATCGTCGCCGGCGCTGGCGACGGGCCTTGCGGTCGGCGGTGCGATCCTCGCCATGTCGCTGCTGCGCTGCCTGCATCCGCCAGGTGGCGCGGTGGCGCTGACCGCAGTGATCGGCGGCAAGATGGTCACCTCGGCGGGATTTCTGTTCGCGCTGGTGCCGGTCGGGCTCAATTCGGCATTGCTCGTGCTGACCGGCATCCTGTTCCACCGCCTGTCCGGCCATTCCTATCCGCACCGCGCCGTGCCCGTGGCCGGACATGTCCTGCCGCCCCAATCGCCCCCGATCTTCCATCCCGAAGATGTCGATCGCGCGCTCGCCGATCTCGGCGAGACGTTCGATGTCGGGAAAGCTGATCTCGAACTGCTGTTTCGGCAGGTCGAGCTTCACGCCCGAGAGAGAAGCCAGCGCCCGGCCTGA
- a CDS encoding alpha/beta fold hydrolase, producing the protein MVGFVARGHRCLSFDRRGHGRSSDPGCGYDHDTLADDIAAVIDALGLRGLTVVAHSMAAMEVARYFSRHDGAGIDRVVLVGAITPFLLRTDDNPEGIDGAVLAAGSDLLMTDFPAWIAANTDPFFVAGTSDAMKQWGQRMMLGTSLLAAVQLAQANVATDFRADLARIYVPALVVHGDQDVSAPLAVTGARTAALIPDARLIVYEGAPHGLPLTHAERLAQDIAAFMAEEPGER; encoded by the coding sequence ATGGTCGGCTTTGTCGCACGCGGGCATCGCTGCCTGTCGTTCGATCGGCGCGGGCATGGCCGCTCGTCCGATCCGGGCTGCGGCTATGATCATGATACGCTGGCCGATGATATCGCTGCGGTGATCGATGCGCTCGGGCTGCGCGGGCTGACCGTGGTCGCGCACTCGATGGCGGCGATGGAGGTCGCGCGCTATTTCTCGCGCCATGATGGGGCCGGGATCGATCGCGTCGTGCTGGTCGGTGCGATCACGCCGTTCCTGCTGCGCACCGACGACAATCCCGAAGGGATTGACGGCGCGGTGCTGGCGGCGGGCAGCGATTTGTTGATGACCGACTTTCCGGCCTGGATCGCGGCCAATACCGATCCCTTCTTCGTCGCCGGGACCAGCGATGCGATGAAGCAATGGGGGCAGCGCATGATGCTCGGCACGTCGCTGCTGGCTGCGGTCCAGCTTGCCCAGGCCAATGTCGCGACCGATTTCCGCGCCGATCTGGCGCGCATCTATGTCCCGGCACTGGTGGTGCATGGCGACCAGGACGTGTCGGCGCCACTCGCCGTGACCGGTGCTCGGACAGCAGCGCTTATCCCCGATGCGCGGCTGATCGTCTATGAAGGCGCGCCGCACGGCCTGCCGCTGACCCATGCCGAGCGGCTGGCGCAGGACATCGCCGCGTTCATGGCGGAAGAGCCAGGCGAGCGTTGA
- a CDS encoding EF-hand domain-containing protein gives MRKTLLTCLTLLTTTMIAVPAWAQDASPPPPPGARPPGMAGDRPHGRLFISPMGEPFRGDKPVDSWFDGADTNHDGALDLAEFTHDEQRFFAVLDRGHDGEIDPDDIENYETAIAPEIRVRDAGGGGGAARRGGGGGGGHRGGGGGGGRHGGGGMRGGGGGGGEGDASSGDGEKRVTYGKQGAARFSYFDFPEPVTIADTNFNRGVDPREFDTAARQRFAQLDKNGDGKIEKSELPRITFGRGDQGGSRGGERGEHRGDRRWNGQGDNRGGGQYGGTDPAGTTPPPEQ, from the coding sequence ATGCGCAAGACGTTGCTGACCTGCCTGACCCTGCTGACCACCACCATGATCGCCGTCCCTGCATGGGCGCAGGACGCGTCGCCGCCGCCGCCGCCGGGCGCGCGACCACCGGGCATGGCCGGCGACCGCCCGCATGGCCGCCTGTTCATCAGCCCGATGGGCGAGCCGTTTCGCGGCGACAAGCCGGTCGATAGCTGGTTCGACGGTGCCGACACCAATCATGATGGCGCACTCGACCTGGCGGAATTCACGCATGACGAGCAGCGCTTCTTCGCGGTACTCGACCGCGGCCATGACGGGGAGATCGACCCCGACGATATCGAGAATTACGAAACCGCGATCGCGCCCGAGATCCGCGTGCGCGATGCCGGCGGCGGGGGTGGCGCCGCCCGCCGCGGTGGCGGCGGGGGCGGTGGTCATCGCGGGGGCGGGGGTGGCGGCGGTCGTCATGGCGGCGGCGGTATGCGCGGTGGCGGAGGTGGTGGTGGCGAAGGTGACGCCTCGTCCGGCGACGGAGAGAAACGCGTCACCTATGGCAAGCAGGGTGCCGCGCGATTCAGCTATTTCGATTTTCCCGAACCGGTCACCATCGCCGACACCAATTTCAACCGCGGCGTCGATCCGCGCGAATTCGATACCGCCGCCCGGCAGCGTTTCGCCCAGCTCGACAAGAATGGCGACGGCAAGATCGAGAAGAGCGAACTTCCCCGCATCACCTTCGGCCGGGGCGATCAAGGCGGCAGCCGGGGCGGCGAGCGGGGCGAGCACCGGGGCGACCGGCGCTGGAACGGTCAGGGTGACAATCGTGGCGGCGGGCAATATGGCGGCACGGACCCGGCCGGCACCACACCGCCGCCGGAGCAATAA
- a CDS encoding GNAT family N-acetyltransferase translates to MASDISISPAIGAADLAAVAMLFGDYAASLEIDLAYQDFAAELAGLPGNYAPPHGALLLARSGEGEPIGCVALRPMAAAGRCEMKRLYVAPAGRGTGLGRALMQALIIEARRIGYAEMWLDTLPTMAAAQGLYRAAGFEMAEPYYDTPVAGTVFMRRMIGA, encoded by the coding sequence ATGGCCTCCGATATTTCCATTTCTCCAGCGATTGGAGCAGCCGATCTGGCGGCGGTCGCCATGCTGTTCGGCGACTATGCCGCATCGCTCGAGATCGACCTGGCCTATCAGGATTTTGCCGCCGAGCTGGCGGGACTGCCGGGGAACTATGCGCCGCCACATGGTGCGCTGCTGCTGGCGCGATCCGGCGAGGGCGAGCCGATAGGGTGCGTCGCACTCAGGCCAATGGCTGCCGCCGGCCGCTGCGAGATGAAGCGGCTCTATGTTGCGCCCGCCGGGCGCGGCACGGGGCTGGGCCGCGCACTGATGCAGGCGTTGATCATCGAGGCGCGGCGGATCGGCTATGCCGAGATGTGGCTCGACACGCTGCCGACCATGGCCGCCGCGCAGGGGCTGTATCGCGCGGCGGGTTTCGAAATGGCCGAGCCCTATTACGACACGCCGGTTGCGGGTACGGTGTTCATGCGGCGGATGATCGGCGCGTAG
- a CDS encoding DUF2809 domain-containing protein — MKFRLSYALAALALFAVEIAIALFVHDRLIRPHIGDSLAVILLYLALRAVTPLRVMPAAGIALAVAVAIEFGQLFGLIGALGLSGNIAARFLLGAGFDPLDFIAYAAGALFVIAVERMRRRTG, encoded by the coding sequence ATGAAATTCCGTCTCTCCTATGCGCTGGCCGCGCTCGCCCTGTTCGCGGTCGAGATCGCCATTGCATTGTTCGTCCATGACCGTCTGATCCGCCCGCATATCGGCGACAGCCTGGCGGTGATCCTGCTCTATCTCGCGCTCCGCGCCGTGACGCCGTTGCGCGTCATGCCTGCCGCCGGCATCGCCCTCGCCGTCGCCGTCGCGATCGAATTCGGCCAGCTCTTCGGCCTGATCGGCGCGCTCGGGCTCAGCGGCAATATCGCCGCCCGCTTCCTGCTTGGCGCGGGCTTCGATCCGCTCGACTTCATCGCCTATGCCGCCGGCGCGCTTTTCGTGATTGCAGTCGAACGGATGCGCCGGCGAACCGGATAA
- a CDS encoding NAD(P)H-dependent oxidoreductase yields the protein MKYLIIYAHPEPASLTGYLKDRGVAALQAAGHEVIVSDLYAMGWKAVADAGDFPARAADEERLDYGKASGVAYAADAQSADIAEQQRRLLWADMVVLQFPMWWYGMPAIMKGWIDRVYALGFAYGVGPHGGPNWGKRFGEGMLEGRRAMVAMTVGGRMAQYGPRGVNGAVDDILWPIQHGVLFYPGMAVLPPTIFYEVRQADAAAVEAMALAYIDRLLSATTTEPIAFRHQNGGDYDDVQVLKPDHDSGARGHALHQRGPAFISNIWGGQPGEYTPRHVAPTSRD from the coding sequence ATGAAATATCTCATCATCTATGCTCACCCCGAGCCCGCATCGCTGACCGGCTATCTGAAGGATCGCGGCGTCGCCGCGCTGCAGGCGGCCGGGCATGAGGTGATCGTGTCGGATCTCTATGCGATGGGCTGGAAGGCGGTCGCCGATGCCGGCGATTTTCCGGCACGCGCAGCGGATGAGGAGCGGCTCGATTACGGCAAGGCGTCGGGCGTAGCCTATGCCGCGGATGCGCAGTCGGCCGACATTGCCGAACAGCAGCGCCGCCTGCTCTGGGCCGATATGGTCGTGCTGCAATTCCCGATGTGGTGGTACGGCATGCCGGCGATCATGAAGGGCTGGATCGACCGGGTTTATGCGTTGGGCTTCGCCTATGGCGTCGGACCGCATGGCGGGCCGAACTGGGGCAAGCGCTTCGGTGAGGGTATGCTGGAGGGTCGCCGCGCGATGGTCGCGATGACGGTCGGCGGACGCATGGCGCAATATGGACCGCGCGGCGTCAATGGCGCGGTCGACGATATTCTGTGGCCGATCCAGCACGGCGTGCTGTTCTACCCCGGCATGGCGGTGCTGCCGCCGACGATCTTCTACGAAGTGCGCCAGGCCGATGCCGCAGCGGTCGAGGCGATGGCGCTAGCCTATATCGACCGGCTGCTATCGGCCACGACGACCGAGCCGATCGCGTTCCGGCACCAGAATGGCGGCGACTATGACGACGTCCAGGTGCTGAAACCCGACCATGACAGCGGTGCGCGCGGCCATGCCTTGCACCAGCGCGGGCCGGCCTTCATCTCCAACATCTGGGGCGGGCAGCCCGGCGAGTATACGCCGCGCCATGTCGCCCCGACATCGCGGGACTGA
- a CDS encoding LysR family transcriptional regulator: MDSKKLDLNLLVALDGLLTERNVTHAAARLNLSQPALSAQLARLRDLFGDPLFVPVQRGVLPTPLARDLQQPLREALNRISALISGAHAFDPAEAEISFTIAASDYMQTILLPFLLWVNDTAPGVRIMLRPSGRSAMADLENGEIDIAFLQPSEASGPRLHRLDMLGERYVGVIRKGGLDARPMTLERFIAERHIIVSPRADGFEGPTDEALAALGLTRRVAFAFSSFVFLLDTIIDSDLIALAPERLALRYAELVDRFEPPIAVPGFSIAMVWHDRTHDHPARAWLRERLAEFCADQ, translated from the coding sequence ATGGATAGCAAGAAGCTCGACCTCAACCTGCTGGTGGCGCTCGACGGCCTGCTCACCGAGCGCAACGTCACGCACGCGGCCGCCCGACTGAACCTCAGCCAGCCGGCGCTCAGCGCTCAGCTTGCGCGGCTGCGCGACCTGTTCGGCGACCCATTGTTCGTCCCGGTGCAGCGCGGCGTGTTGCCGACCCCATTGGCCAGGGATCTGCAGCAGCCGTTACGCGAGGCGCTCAACCGGATCTCTGCGCTGATCAGCGGCGCACACGCCTTCGATCCGGCCGAGGCCGAGATCAGCTTCACGATTGCGGCGAGCGATTACATGCAGACGATCCTGCTGCCCTTCCTGCTGTGGGTGAACGACACGGCGCCGGGCGTGCGGATCATGCTCCGGCCCAGCGGGCGATCGGCGATGGCCGATCTGGAGAATGGCGAGATCGACATCGCCTTCCTCCAGCCGAGCGAAGCGAGCGGACCGCGCCTGCATCGGCTCGACATGCTCGGCGAACGCTATGTCGGCGTGATCCGCAAGGGCGGACTCGACGCCCGGCCCATGACGCTCGAGCGCTTCATCGCCGAGCGCCACATCATCGTCTCGCCCCGCGCCGATGGCTTTGAAGGCCCGACCGACGAAGCGCTGGCCGCGCTTGGTCTCACCCGCCGCGTCGCCTTCGCCTTTTCATCCTTCGTGTTCCTGCTCGACACCATCATCGACAGCGACCTGATCGCGCTGGCGCCGGAGCGGCTGGCGCTGCGCTATGCCGAGCTGGTCGACCGGTTCGAGCCCCCGATTGCGGTTCCCGGCTTCAGCATTGCGATGGTGTGGCACGACCGCACCCATGATCATCCGGCGCGAGCATGGCTGCGCGAGCGGCTGGCGGAGTTTTGCGCGGATCAGTGA
- a CDS encoding MarR family winged helix-turn-helix transcriptional regulator: MSKTRKELATELGSELNGLLMASRTVMAASAARFHPDLQPAAYQLAAMLAGQGPTKAGGLAERLDMDKSAISRLAKSLCDNGLADTSADPSDGRAIVYSLTDAGHNGIQAANAVKSDAFFSRVAGWSDAELTLFIGLLRKFNRI; encoded by the coding sequence ATGAGCAAGACGCGTAAGGAGCTTGCGACGGAATTGGGCAGCGAGTTGAACGGTCTGCTCATGGCGTCCCGAACCGTCATGGCCGCGTCGGCCGCCCGGTTTCATCCTGATCTTCAGCCGGCCGCTTACCAGCTTGCGGCCATGCTTGCCGGCCAGGGCCCGACAAAGGCAGGGGGCCTCGCGGAACGGCTCGACATGGACAAAAGCGCCATCAGCCGGTTGGCGAAATCCCTTTGCGACAACGGGCTGGCGGACACTTCGGCTGATCCGAGCGATGGGCGGGCGATCGTTTATAGCCTGACGGACGCGGGTCATAATGGAATTCAAGCCGCGAACGCGGTCAAATCCGACGCGTTCTTTTCGCGCGTGGCTGGGTGGAGTGATGCCGAACTCACTCTGTTCATCGGCTTGCTAAGGAAGTTCAATCGGATTTAA
- a CDS encoding SDR family NAD(P)-dependent oxidoreductase, whose protein sequence is MFTRPRILITGATDGIGQLAALDLARRGAHLILTARSEAKADQTCAAIEAVAPGTPVDVHFVDFSDLAAVVMTGKAIAAQHQRIDVLINNAGLHAFEQRVTKDGYSEMIAVNYFAPWLLTDTLRETLAHFALSRIVTVGSEASRQSGGLDIEKDLLDIAPFTARGSSRIYGRTKLLDIMFSLELARQLDGTGVAVNCLCPGFNVTGLGRELSFARPVAGLLTWLGIGNPERGAGAIVRLATDPAFGKQTGAYVSAKSTRLLTPVAPADNEEARRQLWEKTTETLSRFR, encoded by the coding sequence ATGTTCACTCGACCAAGAATTCTCATCACTGGCGCCACCGACGGAATCGGCCAACTCGCCGCTTTGGACCTGGCCCGACGCGGCGCGCACCTCATCCTGACCGCGCGCAGCGAGGCCAAAGCTGACCAGACCTGCGCCGCGATCGAGGCAGTCGCGCCCGGCACTCCGGTCGATGTGCATTTCGTTGACTTCTCCGATCTGGCAGCCGTGGTGATGACCGGCAAGGCCATTGCTGCGCAGCATCAGCGCATTGATGTGCTTATCAACAATGCGGGCCTGCATGCTTTCGAACAGCGAGTCACCAAGGACGGTTATTCGGAAATGATCGCCGTCAACTATTTCGCCCCTTGGCTGTTGACGGATACCTTACGGGAAACCCTCGCGCATTTTGCGCTATCGCGCATCGTCACCGTTGGCTCGGAAGCTTCGCGGCAGAGTGGTGGTCTCGATATCGAAAAGGACTTGCTCGACATCGCCCCCTTCACCGCACGGGGATCATCAAGGATCTATGGCCGCACCAAACTCCTGGACATCATGTTTTCTCTTGAACTGGCCCGGCAACTTGACGGGACAGGTGTCGCCGTCAATTGTCTATGTCCGGGTTTCAATGTCACCGGGCTCGGCCGTGAACTGAGCTTTGCTCGTCCAGTCGCCGGGTTGCTGACGTGGCTTGGCATTGGCAATCCCGAGCGTGGCGCAGGGGCCATCGTACGGCTGGCCACCGATCCAGCCTTCGGCAAACAGACCGGGGCATATGTCTCGGCGAAGAGCACGCGACTGCTGACACCCGTTGCACCCGCAGATAACGAGGAAGCACGGCGACAATTGTGGGAAAAGACGACGGAAACGCTTTCCCGCTTCCGCTGA
- a CDS encoding response regulator transcription factor — protein MKHHPTDPIETSNSAPSIVLVEDDPALRTLTTRALQQNGYLVRPAASAPEMWRALEAGPADLVLLDVMLPQTSGLDLCRALRQQSDVPIIFVSAKGSETDRVVGLEMGADDYLAKPFGTAELLARVRAVLRRGGLDRRHGKPEQGLIEFDGWTVNVSRRQLQSPSGAGVELTGAEFDLLMSLLDHAGRIIARERLLELSRTRLGDSSDRSVDVLISRLRRKLSHGGQPAPIVTVRGVGYMFNTTVTRH, from the coding sequence ATGAAACACCACCCGACCGACCCCATTGAAACCAGCAATTCCGCGCCCTCGATCGTCCTGGTCGAGGATGATCCGGCACTGCGCACTCTCACCACGCGCGCGCTGCAGCAGAATGGCTATCTCGTCCGTCCCGCCGCTTCGGCGCCCGAAATGTGGCGCGCGCTGGAGGCCGGGCCGGCCGATCTCGTGCTGCTCGACGTGATGCTGCCGCAGACCAGCGGCCTCGATCTGTGCCGTGCGCTGCGTCAGCAAAGCGACGTGCCGATCATCTTCGTCAGCGCCAAGGGCAGCGAGACCGACCGCGTCGTCGGCCTGGAAATGGGCGCCGACGATTATCTTGCCAAACCATTCGGCACTGCCGAACTGCTCGCGCGCGTTCGTGCGGTGCTGCGCCGCGGCGGCCTCGACCGGCGTCACGGCAAGCCCGAACAGGGACTGATCGAATTCGATGGCTGGACGGTCAACGTGTCGCGCCGCCAGTTGCAATCGCCGAGCGGCGCCGGGGTCGAGCTGACCGGCGCGGAATTCGATCTGCTGATGAGCCTGCTTGACCATGCCGGGCGGATCATCGCGCGCGAACGCCTGCTCGAATTGTCGCGTACCCGGCTCGGCGATAGTTCGGACCGCAGTGTCGATGTGCTGATCAGCCGGCTGCGGCGCAAATTGTCGCATGGCGGCCAGCCTGCGCCGATCGTCACGGTGCGCGGGGTCGGCTATATGTTCAACACGACGGTCACCCGCCATTGA
- a CDS encoding ATP-binding protein yields MRPSIGVAGRVVAILLLAMVIEFGASTVLYERASQFAVREDEAHRLAEHLVICQRLIADTPPERRAAMATELSTDRYALRWRAELPPPPPNAPALDTMRRQVIGWEPALAKSNLRLQLVAPGHHAMVSGGLVLPDGDWLYFRTLQPVARLSSSFDRILLALIPAVVLMVLGSALLRRMLAPLHGLAEAADRFDGAGDHIVAEAGPSEVRRVTVAFNRMQARIRHLITDRTQALAAVGHDLRTPLARLSLRADMIDDREIGDAVAGDVAEMEAMVASLLAFLGGEDEPERPVPTDLAVLCATIVDAGSDAGRLITYRGPEHLDLVTRPLALRRAIGNLVDNALRYGTRVEVALQRNSNMVMIDIEDDGPGIPHASLARVLEPFVRLDDARTRDTVGFGLGLAIVTRTVDMLGGRFSLSNRSSGGLCARIALPASVELQHQPAPLPGHLQG; encoded by the coding sequence GTGCGCCCGTCGATCGGCGTTGCCGGCCGCGTGGTCGCTATCCTGCTGCTCGCCATGGTGATCGAATTCGGCGCGAGCACGGTGCTGTACGAGCGCGCCAGCCAGTTCGCGGTGCGCGAAGATGAGGCGCACCGCCTCGCCGAACATCTCGTCATCTGTCAGCGACTGATCGCCGACACGCCGCCCGAACGGCGCGCCGCCATGGCAACCGAATTGTCGACCGACCGCTATGCCCTGCGCTGGCGCGCCGAGCTTCCGCCGCCGCCGCCCAACGCGCCCGCGCTCGACACGATGCGGCGCCAGGTGATCGGCTGGGAACCGGCCTTGGCGAAGAGCAATCTTCGCCTCCAGCTGGTTGCGCCGGGCCATCACGCCATGGTCTCGGGCGGCCTGGTGCTGCCCGATGGCGACTGGCTGTATTTCCGCACGCTGCAGCCGGTTGCGCGGCTCAGCTCCTCGTTCGACCGGATCCTGCTCGCGCTGATCCCGGCGGTGGTGCTGATGGTGCTGGGCAGCGCCTTGCTGCGCCGCATGCTGGCACCGCTGCACGGCCTGGCCGAAGCTGCCGACCGGTTCGACGGCGCCGGCGACCATATCGTGGCCGAGGCGGGGCCGAGCGAGGTGCGGCGCGTCACGGTGGCGTTCAACCGCATGCAGGCACGCATCCGCCATCTGATCACCGATCGCACTCAGGCGCTCGCCGCGGTCGGCCACGACCTGCGCACACCGCTTGCGCGCCTGTCGCTGCGCGCCGACATGATCGACGACCGCGAAATCGGCGATGCGGTAGCCGGCGACGTGGCGGAGATGGAGGCGATGGTCGCCTCGCTGCTCGCCTTTCTCGGCGGGGAGGACGAACCCGAACGGCCCGTGCCGACCGACCTGGCGGTGCTGTGCGCCACGATCGTCGATGCCGGCAGCGATGCCGGGCGCCTGATCACCTATCGCGGGCCCGAGCATCTCGATCTGGTCACGCGTCCGCTCGCGCTGCGCCGCGCGATCGGCAATCTGGTCGACAATGCGCTGCGCTACGGCACCCGGGTCGAGGTCGCCTTGCAGCGCAATAGCAATATGGTGATGATCGATATCGAGGATGACGGCCCCGGCATCCCCCATGCATCGCTTGCCCGCGTGCTTGAGCCGTTCGTGCGGCTCGACGATGCCCGGACGCGCGACACGGTCGGTTTCGGGCTCGGCCTGGCGATCGTGACCCGCACCGTGGACATGCTGGGCGGGCGCTTCAGCCTCAGCAATCGGTCCTCCGGCGGGCTTTGCGCACGGATCGCTCTGCCGGCCTCGGTTGAGCTACAGCACCAGCCCGCTCCCCTACCCGGCCACCTCCAAGGCTAG